From a region of the Zingiber officinale cultivar Zhangliang chromosome 4B, Zo_v1.1, whole genome shotgun sequence genome:
- the LOC121976280 gene encoding pyruvate kinase, cytosolic isozyme-like yields MANIDIEGILKDLPDDGRVPKTKIVCTLGPASRSVPMLEKLLKAGMNVARFNFSHGTHEYHQETLDNLLIAMHNTQILCAVMLDTKGPEIRTGFLKDGKPIKLTEGQEITITTDYTIKGDEKMISMSYKKLPIDLKPGNIILCSDGTITLNVLSCDPEAGTVRCLCQNTATLGERKNVNLPGVVVDLPTLTEKDKEDIMDWGVPNNIDMIAVSFVRKGSDLVTVRQFLGPHAKQIKLMSKVENQEGVINFDEILKETDSFMVARGDLGMEIPVEKIFLAQKMMIYKCNLLGKPVVTATQMLESMIKSPRPTRAEATDVANAVLDGTDCVMLSGESAAGAYPEMAVKIMRRICIEAESSLDYEAIFKEMIRSTPLPMSPLESLASSAVQTASKAKATLIVVLTRGGTTAKLVAKYRPRVPILSVVVPVLTTDSFDWSVSDESPARQSLIYRGLVPLLAEGSAKATDSESTEVILQAALKSAVERQLCKPGDSVIAIHRIGIASVVKICIVK; encoded by the exons ATGGCGAACATCGACATCGAGGGGATCTTGAAGGATCTGCCGGACGATGGGCGAGTGCCGAAGACGAAGATAGTGTGCACGCTGGGGCCGGCGTCGAGGTCGGTGCCGATGCTGGAGAAGTTGTTGAAAGCCGGCATGAACGTTGCCAGGTTCAATTTCTCGCATGGGACGCACGAGTACCACCAGGAAACCCTCGACAACCTCCTGATCGCCATGCATAACACTCAGATCTTGTGCGCCGTCATGCTCGACACCAAG GGCCCTGAGATTCGCACTGGCTTCTTGAAAGATGGCAAACCTATCAAACTCACGGAGGGGCAAGAAATTACAATCACTACTGATTACACCATCAAGGGGGACGAGAAGATGATCTCTATGAGTTACAAAAAGCTTCCTATTGATTTGAAACCTGGGAACATAATATTATGCTCTGATGGTACCATAACCTTGAATGTCTTATCATGTGACCCGGAGGCCGGAACTGTGAGATGTCTCTGTCAGAACACAGCAACCCTTGGCGAGAGGAAGAATGTCAATCTTCCAGGTGTTGTGGTTGATCTCCCAACACTAACAGAGAAAGATAAGGAAGACATTATGGACTGGGGTGTTCCAAACAACATTGATATGATTGCAGTATCATTTGTTCGCAAGGGATCAGATCTCGTTACCGTTCGGCAGTTCCTTGGGCCACACGCAAAGCAAATAAAGCTGATGTCAAAG GTTGAGAACCAGGAAGGTGTTATAAACTTTGACGAGATCTTGAAGGAGACTGATTCTTTCATGGTTGCTCGAGGTGATCTTGGAATGGAGATACCtgttgagaaaattttccttGCGCAAAAGATGATGATATACAAATGCAATCTCCTCGGCAAGCCTGTAGTTACTGCCACCCAAATGCTAGAGTCAATGATCAAATCCCCTCGCCCAACCCGTGCTGAAGCTACAGATGTAGCAAATGCTGTTCTAGATGGAACAGACTGTGTCATGCTAAGCGGTGAAAGTGCAGCCGGTGCCTACCCAGAGATGGCGGTGAAGATCATGCGGCGTATATGCATTGAGGCCGAGTCCTCTCTCGATTATGAGGCCATTTTCAAGGAGATGATACGATCTACTCCTCTCCCCATGAGCCCACTGGAGAGTCTAGCATCATCCGCTGTCCAAACTGCAAGCAAGGCGAAGGCCACATTGATTGTGGTCTTGACCCGTGGCGGGACAACAGCTAAGTTGGTGGCTAAATATCGGCCCCGAGTACCAATCCTATCAGTCGTGGTCCCAGTGCTGACCACAGACTCATTCGACTGGTCTGTCAGCGATGAGTCACCTGCAAGGCAAAGCCTGATTTACAGAGGTTTAGTTCCCCTGTTGGCAGAGGGTTCTGCCAAGGCCACTGATTCTGAATCAACAGAGGTGATCCTTCAGGCAGCACTGAAGTCTGCGGTGGAGAGGCAGCTCTGCAAACCAGGTGATTCTGTTATTGCAATTCATCGTATCGGCATTGCCTCTGTCGTAAAGATCTGCATCGTGAAGTGA